The Yoonia sp. SS1-5 genome contains a region encoding:
- a CDS encoding DUF2145 domain-containing protein: MKHLIKAIFLGFLICFSHAAVAGSSSAANPVLPAGEVANFANRVQHDLASRGANVAIVARVGRDPALLPDGIQYTHVAFWVYSQITRADGSRGMGYRIYNLYQTQGDLTRSRLVQDSPADFFAGAHKLDAGIIIPDARLQRKLLDVIASPTYAQLHNPSYSVLANPGSRQFQNCTEHTLDVVMAALYDTDDPRQIKANIAAHFTPQRVRLNGLQRLFGPVASQALTTADHGDTVGTATFGSIARFMQTHDLDTATYRITPDRVSRF, translated from the coding sequence ATGAAACATTTGATAAAGGCTATTTTTCTGGGTTTCCTCATCTGCTTTTCCCATGCGGCAGTTGCAGGCAGCAGCTCTGCCGCCAATCCTGTCTTGCCTGCTGGCGAGGTCGCAAATTTCGCCAATCGCGTGCAGCATGATCTTGCATCACGGGGGGCCAATGTCGCGATTGTCGCGCGGGTGGGGCGCGATCCGGCCCTGTTGCCTGACGGTATCCAATACACCCATGTGGCGTTTTGGGTCTATTCGCAGATCACGCGGGCCGATGGCAGCCGCGGCATGGGCTATCGCATCTACAACCTGTATCAGACCCAGGGTGACCTGACCCGCAGCCGTCTGGTACAGGACAGTCCGGCGGATTTTTTCGCAGGCGCGCACAAGCTTGATGCAGGCATCATCATTCCTGATGCCCGATTGCAGCGAAAATTGTTGGACGTGATTGCAAGCCCGACCTATGCGCAACTGCATAACCCGTCCTATTCCGTGCTTGCCAATCCGGGGTCTCGGCAGTTTCAGAACTGTACCGAGCATACATTGGATGTGGTGATGGCGGCGCTCTATGACACGGATGACCCTCGTCAGATCAAGGCCAATATTGCGGCGCATTTCACCCCGCAACGCGTGCGATTGAACGGGTTGCAGCGCCTTTTTGGTCCGGTCGCATCACAAGCGCTGACGACAGCTGATCATGGCGATACCGTTGGCACCGCGACCTTCGGATCAATCGCGCGTTTCATGCAGACACATGATCTGGATACGGCCACATATCGCATCACGCCAGATCGTGTGTCCCGGTTCTAG